Proteins from a genomic interval of Brachybacterium vulturis:
- a CDS encoding S8 family serine peptidase, translating to MHFTRPDLPRPRGALAAGAGAALVAGLLVAPPALAEGDSPELLGTASELGVDVPTPDDVLDAAETAIPGRWLVEVSGDPVLRGGKASVNSRAQEKVHERAEAAEIPMDVQETFVSGWNGMSVAMDDTDVAELRTVPGVTAVYPVLEVEMPEPVDAAPEDVYGNAMTGVDQVQQVDGLSGEGVTVAVIDSGIDYNHPDLGGSGVEDQAEDFPNDRVIGGFDFVGDAYDSAEGTPVSPDEYPDDCGGHGSHVAGIIGAGGDPSTGGVLGVAPGADLLSYRVFGCEGSSSTEVILEAMEQAMEDGADVVNMSLGASFVTWQDYPTAQMSDVMTDNGITMVISAGNEGRAGTFSSGAPGVASDAITVASVDNTDRRAPYAVAAGQEIAYGPATGSTAAVPTAGELALVSAGAPGTEAAQACDASVVPPATGAGQALLIERGVCSFHLKALAGQEAGYDAVILYNNAPGVVNPTVEGDPAITIPVVMIGQDDGLALQEQLTSGDVTWAWQQGAAVFENPTGGLVSDFSSYGLTAELQLKPDVSAPGGSIWSTIPLEQGGHGSMSGTSMAAPHVAGAAALLLESAPDLAPAGVKTAMMNTADPLTWSLMPDVGYLEPVHRQGAGLLDMVGAVHTATRVQEASVSLGEGEDGPQTVTLTVSNDSEAEQTYTVGVQHGIATSHPTFDPGFYDAAATVEPGSDAVTVAAHSSTELTVTLGEDFGEDGIIFGGWITLTGAEDDLVVPFAGLSGDYQALPVLDDQGMGLPVLGVSDGAGSVLLDPDGGHTYTMQDGDIPYIAYYFGYPVERLEIQAYRINGGGKAKPVNPSVGLIDAADHLGRSAAPEVYGWDGSYALKNQKTKTVKNGTYLLEMRVLKPLGDPDNPYHWETFTSPQFTIDNPKPGKPGAR from the coding sequence ATGCACTTCACCCGCCCAGATCTGCCCAGACCCCGCGGTGCGCTCGCGGCCGGCGCCGGCGCCGCCCTCGTGGCCGGCCTGCTGGTGGCCCCGCCCGCCCTGGCCGAGGGGGACTCTCCCGAGCTCCTCGGCACCGCCTCCGAACTCGGCGTCGACGTCCCCACGCCCGATGACGTCCTGGATGCGGCCGAGACCGCGATCCCGGGCCGCTGGCTCGTCGAGGTCTCGGGCGATCCCGTGCTCCGCGGCGGCAAGGCCTCGGTGAACTCGCGCGCACAGGAGAAGGTCCACGAGCGGGCCGAGGCCGCCGAGATCCCGATGGACGTCCAGGAGACCTTCGTCTCCGGCTGGAACGGCATGTCCGTCGCGATGGACGACACGGACGTCGCCGAGCTCCGCACGGTGCCCGGCGTGACGGCGGTCTATCCCGTGCTCGAGGTCGAGATGCCCGAGCCGGTCGACGCCGCTCCGGAGGACGTCTACGGCAACGCCATGACCGGCGTGGATCAGGTCCAGCAGGTCGACGGCCTGAGCGGTGAGGGCGTGACGGTCGCCGTCATCGACTCCGGCATCGACTACAACCACCCCGATCTCGGCGGCTCCGGCGTCGAGGACCAGGCGGAGGACTTCCCGAACGACCGGGTGATCGGCGGCTTCGACTTCGTGGGCGATGCCTACGACTCCGCCGAGGGGACCCCCGTCTCCCCGGACGAGTATCCCGATGACTGCGGCGGTCACGGCTCCCACGTCGCCGGCATCATCGGCGCCGGCGGCGACCCCTCCACCGGCGGCGTGCTCGGCGTGGCCCCCGGCGCCGATCTGCTCTCCTACCGGGTGTTCGGCTGCGAAGGCTCCAGCAGCACCGAGGTGATCCTCGAGGCGATGGAGCAGGCGATGGAGGACGGCGCCGACGTGGTCAACATGTCCCTCGGCGCGAGCTTCGTGACCTGGCAGGACTACCCCACCGCGCAGATGTCCGACGTGATGACCGACAACGGGATCACCATGGTGATCTCCGCGGGCAACGAAGGAAGGGCCGGGACCTTCTCGAGCGGCGCCCCCGGCGTCGCCTCCGACGCGATCACGGTCGCCTCGGTGGACAACACCGACCGCCGCGCGCCCTACGCCGTCGCAGCGGGCCAGGAGATCGCCTACGGCCCGGCGACCGGCAGCACGGCCGCCGTCCCGACCGCCGGAGAGCTCGCGCTGGTCTCGGCCGGCGCCCCGGGCACCGAGGCCGCGCAGGCCTGCGACGCCTCCGTGGTCCCACCGGCCACCGGTGCGGGCCAGGCCCTGCTCATCGAGCGCGGCGTCTGCTCCTTCCACCTCAAGGCGCTCGCGGGCCAGGAGGCCGGATACGACGCCGTGATCCTCTACAACAACGCCCCCGGTGTCGTGAACCCGACCGTCGAGGGCGACCCGGCGATCACGATCCCCGTGGTCATGATCGGCCAGGACGACGGCCTCGCCCTGCAGGAGCAGCTCACCTCCGGCGATGTGACCTGGGCCTGGCAGCAGGGGGCGGCGGTCTTCGAGAACCCCACCGGGGGCCTCGTCTCGGACTTCTCGTCCTACGGCCTGACCGCTGAGCTGCAGCTCAAGCCCGACGTCTCCGCCCCGGGCGGTTCGATCTGGTCCACGATCCCGCTCGAGCAGGGCGGGCACGGCTCCATGTCCGGCACCTCGATGGCGGCACCGCACGTCGCCGGCGCGGCGGCCCTGCTGCTGGAGTCGGCGCCGGATCTCGCACCCGCCGGGGTCAAGACCGCGATGATGAACACCGCGGACCCGCTGACCTGGTCGCTGATGCCGGATGTGGGCTACCTCGAGCCGGTCCACCGCCAGGGCGCGGGCCTGCTCGACATGGTCGGCGCAGTGCACACCGCGACCCGGGTCCAGGAGGCCTCGGTGTCCCTCGGCGAGGGCGAGGACGGTCCGCAGACCGTCACGCTCACCGTCAGCAACGACTCAGAGGCAGAGCAGACCTACACCGTCGGCGTCCAGCACGGCATCGCCACCAGCCACCCGACCTTCGACCCCGGCTTCTATGACGCTGCGGCCACCGTCGAGCCAGGCTCGGACGCTGTCACGGTCGCCGCGCACAGCAGCACCGAGCTCACCGTCACCCTCGGCGAGGACTTCGGCGAGGACGGCATCATCTTCGGCGGCTGGATCACCCTGACCGGCGCGGAGGACGACCTCGTCGTCCCCTTCGCCGGACTCTCCGGTGACTACCAGGCGCTGCCGGTGCTGGACGACCAGGGGATGGGCCTGCCCGTCCTCGGGGTGAGCGACGGGGCCGGCAGCGTGCTGCTGGATCCCGACGGCGGCCACACCTACACGATGCAGGACGGGGACATCCCCTACATCGCGTACTACTTCGGCTACCCCGTCGAGCGCCTGGAGATCCAGGCGTACAGGATCAACGGGGGCGGGAAGGCCAAGCCGGTCAACCCCTCCGTCGGCCTGATCGATGCCGCCGACCACCTGGGCCGCTCCGCGGCACCCGAGGTCTACGGCTGGGACGGCAGCTACGCGCTGAAGAACCAGAAGACCAAGACCGTGAAGAACGGGACGTACCTCCTCGAGATGCGGGTGCTGAAGCCCCTCGGTGACCCGGACAACCCGTACCACTGGGAGACCTTCACCTCCCCGCAGTTCACGATCGACAACCCGAAGCCGGGCAAGCCCGGGGCGCGCTGA
- a CDS encoding DUF2079 domain-containing protein, with translation MDRPNDPSAPSAGEPAGGAVPGAGAVAAPAAQQPPVHAAERAVQRTRRLAPVALALVATLAYGLLGSLQYRHLVARSWDLGIFTQLARAYGELRAPIVPIKGDGVNLLGDHFHPLLVLLAPVWWVWPSGEALLWTQALLFGLSAIPLTRLAIDRLGPGLGTLAGGAYVFSFGLQSAVSVQFHEIAFAVPLLALSLTALLRGRVSAAVLWAAPLVFVKEDLGLTVALLGGLIALRHRPHRAEGIALACWGTGWFVLSTFVILPWLNTAGQYDYTDNLGSALEVFWPPMKWLTVLMLLLVAGLIGGRSPLIALMLPTLAWRFTGTVEFYWDWYWHYNAVLMPIALAALLDALGDRRTGRATAGWRRDAPRPVRWVRVTAVTASAAVTLALGPAMPVLEVLRPSTWEPTWRAPSAAEALEAVPDGAVLAVDITLMAHAVPDHDVQWLHGPNQRVPDCVLSDDYAFSWSGTPPADTAVWAEQEWGVAYQQVYADGGFTVVCRR, from the coding sequence GTGGACCGCCCGAACGACCCCTCAGCCCCATCGGCCGGCGAGCCGGCCGGTGGCGCCGTGCCCGGTGCCGGGGCGGTCGCGGCGCCCGCCGCACAGCAGCCCCCGGTGCACGCCGCAGAGCGCGCGGTGCAGCGGACCCGTCGCCTCGCGCCGGTCGCGCTCGCGCTGGTGGCGACCCTCGCCTACGGCCTGCTGGGCTCCCTGCAGTACCGCCACCTGGTCGCCCGGTCCTGGGACCTGGGGATCTTCACCCAGCTCGCCCGGGCCTACGGCGAGCTGCGCGCCCCGATCGTGCCGATCAAGGGCGACGGCGTGAACCTGCTGGGCGATCATTTCCACCCGCTGCTGGTGCTGCTGGCGCCCGTGTGGTGGGTGTGGCCCTCGGGGGAAGCGCTGCTGTGGACGCAGGCGCTGCTGTTCGGACTCTCCGCGATCCCGCTGACGCGCCTGGCGATCGACCGGCTGGGGCCCGGTCTCGGCACCCTCGCCGGCGGTGCCTATGTGTTCTCCTTCGGGCTGCAGTCCGCGGTCTCGGTGCAGTTCCACGAGATCGCCTTCGCGGTCCCGCTGCTGGCGCTGTCGCTGACGGCGCTGCTGCGCGGGAGGGTCTCCGCAGCCGTGCTCTGGGCGGCGCCGCTGGTCTTCGTCAAGGAGGATCTGGGCCTGACCGTCGCGCTGCTCGGAGGGCTCATCGCGCTGCGGCACCGCCCCCACCGCGCGGAGGGCATCGCGCTGGCCTGCTGGGGCACCGGCTGGTTCGTGCTGTCGACCTTCGTGATCCTGCCGTGGCTGAACACCGCCGGGCAGTACGACTACACCGACAACCTGGGCTCGGCGCTGGAGGTGTTCTGGCCGCCGATGAAGTGGCTGACGGTGCTGATGCTGCTGCTGGTGGCGGGACTGATCGGGGGTCGTTCTCCGCTGATCGCGCTGATGCTCCCCACCCTCGCATGGCGCTTCACCGGGACGGTCGAGTTCTACTGGGACTGGTACTGGCACTACAACGCCGTGCTGATGCCGATCGCGCTGGCCGCGCTGCTCGACGCGCTCGGGGACCGGCGCACGGGACGCGCCACGGCCGGGTGGCGTCGGGATGCACCGCGGCCGGTGCGGTGGGTCCGCGTCACCGCGGTCACGGCCTCCGCGGCGGTGACCCTCGCGCTGGGTCCGGCGATGCCGGTGCTGGAGGTGCTGCGGCCCTCGACGTGGGAGCCGACCTGGCGGGCACCGAGCGCGGCCGAGGCGCTGGAGGCGGTGCCCGACGGCGCGGTGCTCGCCGTGGACATCACGCTCATGGCCCACGCCGTCCCGGACCATGACGTGCAGTGGTTGCACGGCCCCAATCAGCGCGTTCCCGACTGCGTGCTCAGCGACGACTACGCCTTCTCCTGGTCAGGCACCCCGCCGGCGGATACCGCGGTCTGGGCGGAGCAGGAGTGGGGCGTCGCCTATCAGCAGGTGTATGCGGACGGCGGGTTCACGGTGGTGTGCCGGAGATAG
- a CDS encoding alpha/beta fold hydrolase, with amino-acid sequence MSPASALSLTPDFFDRAAQDDLLQLRNDLMTVYREFSADDPRLFPLRYARTVPRRTRAGSSRPLASGPARVRPPSGIARPQVPVLLIPDGPARASVLPYDVLRRSLAGRGLDVLMMEHRGVGLSRLDATGEDLPAQVMTLREVIGDLLAVLDHARIEQAAVVGSGYGAYLAQMLAILHPQRVHSLVLDSPLTSAGDEAIAQQALRDRYWVGAEPATATTARTLRRLAQEGTIDAQRAGPVVLAVHEHGGPEAVRELVDLLAVGRGSLTWTSVRQVLNQSWLQSTPYVVEHDLTARISHTELGGGHHADGGPLDPLLLEAEQARAVPPFRGEQLDLHELAPAITAPTLVLTGTQDLVSPPQIARDLAARIPSARLLEVPGARHSILDTRSRILQVAARWSACGTAQLLPERAAELAALPVSAADLALSRGLQIALAAERLSPWRLRLASARAERERNLRAKAQIDPRSHLGRRGGIDRADPV; translated from the coding sequence GTGTCACCCGCCTCCGCGCTGTCCCTGACGCCCGATTTCTTCGACCGGGCGGCACAGGACGACCTGCTGCAGCTGCGCAACGACCTGATGACCGTCTACCGGGAGTTCTCGGCCGACGATCCGCGGCTGTTCCCGCTGCGCTATGCCCGCACCGTCCCGCGTCGTACGCGCGCCGGGTCGTCGCGTCCGCTCGCGAGCGGGCCCGCCCGGGTGCGGCCGCCCTCGGGCATCGCCCGGCCGCAGGTGCCGGTGCTGCTGATCCCCGACGGGCCCGCGCGGGCCTCGGTGCTGCCCTACGACGTGCTGCGCCGCAGCCTGGCCGGCCGCGGACTGGACGTGCTGATGATGGAGCACCGCGGGGTGGGCCTGTCCCGGCTGGATGCGACCGGCGAGGACCTGCCGGCGCAGGTGATGACCCTGCGCGAGGTGATCGGGGATCTGCTCGCCGTGCTCGATCATGCGCGCATCGAGCAGGCCGCGGTGGTGGGCAGCGGCTACGGCGCCTACCTCGCCCAGATGCTCGCGATCCTCCACCCGCAGCGGGTGCACTCCCTGGTGCTCGACTCCCCGCTGACCAGTGCCGGGGACGAGGCCATCGCCCAGCAGGCCCTGCGGGACCGGTACTGGGTCGGGGCCGAGCCGGCCACCGCCACCACCGCCCGGACCCTGCGCCGGCTGGCGCAGGAGGGCACGATCGACGCCCAGCGGGCGGGCCCGGTGGTGCTGGCCGTCCACGAGCACGGGGGGCCGGAGGCGGTGCGCGAGCTGGTCGATCTGCTGGCCGTGGGCCGCGGGAGCCTGACCTGGACCAGCGTGCGCCAGGTGCTGAACCAGTCCTGGCTGCAGTCCACTCCCTACGTCGTCGAGCACGATCTGACCGCCCGGATCTCGCATACCGAGCTCGGTGGCGGCCACCACGCCGACGGCGGTCCGCTGGATCCGCTGCTGCTCGAGGCGGAGCAGGCCCGGGCCGTGCCGCCGTTCCGGGGAGAGCAGCTGGACCTCCATGAGCTGGCCCCGGCGATCACTGCTCCGACCCTGGTGCTCACCGGCACCCAGGACCTGGTCTCGCCGCCGCAGATCGCCCGTGACCTCGCAGCCAGGATCCCCTCGGCGCGACTGCTCGAGGTCCCCGGAGCCCGCCACTCGATCCTCGACACCCGCAGCCGGATCCTCCAGGTGGCTGCCCGCTGGAGCGCCTGCGGGACGGCGCAGCTGCTGCCCGAGCGTGCCGCGGAGCTGGCCGCACTGCCCGTCTCGGCCGCGGATCTGGCGCTGTCTCGCGGCCTGCAGATCGCACTGGCCGCGGAACGGCTCTCCCCCTGGCGGCTGCGCCTGGCCTCGGCCCGGGCCGAGCGTGAACGGAACCTGCGCGCGAAGGCCCAGATCGACCCCCGCTCGCACCTCGGTCGCCGGGGCGGCATCGACCGCGCGGACCCGGTGTGA
- a CDS encoding DinB family protein has product MSDPASLRGAVEDLDTLVDRLAAEQDAPGAPGAEPVGTDATADGRPEPPLLAGEQETLEGFLDFLRATVLRKAAPLSDEQAARHLVGSDTTVTGMLRHLADTERYWFREVLGGVPLEDVGYRWSDGHDTESEWVLAAGASLEEALGDYRGATEQSRSQLSGREPAEELHGGNEVRTVRWVLTHMVEETARHAGQLDILVELLDGRTGE; this is encoded by the coding sequence GTGAGCGATCCCGCCTCGCTCCGCGGCGCGGTCGAGGACCTGGACACGCTCGTGGACCGGCTCGCCGCGGAGCAGGACGCCCCCGGGGCCCCGGGAGCGGAGCCCGTCGGCACCGATGCCACGGCCGACGGACGACCGGAGCCGCCGCTGCTGGCGGGGGAGCAGGAGACGCTGGAGGGCTTCCTGGACTTCCTGCGCGCCACGGTGCTGCGGAAGGCCGCCCCTCTGAGCGACGAGCAGGCCGCGCGGCACCTGGTCGGCTCCGACACCACCGTCACCGGGATGCTCCGTCATCTGGCGGACACCGAGCGGTACTGGTTCCGGGAGGTCCTCGGCGGGGTCCCGCTCGAGGACGTCGGCTACCGCTGGTCCGACGGCCACGACACCGAGAGCGAGTGGGTGCTTGCGGCCGGGGCCTCGCTGGAGGAGGCCCTCGGCGACTACCGCGGCGCGACCGAGCAGTCCCGGTCCCAGCTCAGCGGTCGAGAGCCCGCGGAGGAGCTCCATGGCGGGAACGAGGTGCGGACGGTGCGCTGGGTGCTGACCCATATGGTCGAGGAGACCGCGCGCCATGCCGGGCAGCTCGACATCCTGGTGGAGCTGCTGGACGGCCGGACCGGAGAGTGA
- a CDS encoding prolyl oligopeptidase family serine peptidase, with the protein MTEPAPHSGTARQTHPQLPAADGSTDPHQWLEEVTGEDALAWVKERNAGAETELDAVADPQHPSGAPLAATLQDQILEILDAKDRIPGVTKRGDHLYNFWTDAEHERGLWRRTTLDSYRTDDPEWDVLLDVDALNEAEGEDWVWHGARLLRPAGQDPAGQDSDEPYRHALIDLSHGGADADVTREFDLETRRFVPAAEGGFERPEAKGSLSWIDADTVWVATDFGEGTMTSSGYARQARIWHRGTTLQEAELVHEVPESDMAVFAAHDSTPGWERDWVIEAHAFYDMTVHVVDRSQQPPLLQQVDVPADLEANAHRDLGIFCPRSDWEVGESTYPAGSLVVGDFARFQDGEPELHMLFEPTATTSLADMTITRTTVVLSILEDVVHRLEVHTRDEHGTWVQRDLYPELRGALGVAAVDADESDEVWVTVTDFIEPTRLLLGDLSAVPGDGEAGELALIKSAPARFDAEGLDVSQHFATSDDGTRIPYFEISRLDAAGEDGEAADADAPRPTLLYGYGGFEISLTPSYLGGIGKAWLERGGTYVLANIRGGGEYGPRWHQAALKEHRHRAFEDFSSVAKDLLERGVTDRDHLAVRGGSNGGLLTGNMLTQYPELFGAVIIQVPLLDMKRYSHLLAGASWMAEYGDPDTEDWEYLRTVSPYHLLAEDRAEEYPPTFVLTSTRDDRVHPGHARKFTAAMESLSADVRYWENIEGGHGGAATNEQAARMNALLYTFLWATIGADS; encoded by the coding sequence ATGACAGAGCCAGCTCCGCACTCCGGCACCGCCCGGCAGACCCACCCGCAGCTTCCCGCCGCCGACGGCAGCACCGATCCCCATCAGTGGCTCGAGGAGGTCACCGGCGAGGACGCACTGGCCTGGGTCAAGGAGCGCAATGCCGGCGCCGAGACCGAGCTCGACGCGGTCGCCGATCCGCAGCACCCCTCCGGCGCGCCGCTGGCCGCGACGCTGCAGGACCAGATCCTGGAGATCCTCGACGCGAAGGACCGCATCCCCGGCGTCACCAAGCGCGGGGACCACCTCTACAACTTCTGGACCGATGCCGAGCACGAGCGGGGGCTGTGGCGCCGCACCACCCTGGACTCCTACCGCACGGACGATCCCGAATGGGACGTGCTGCTGGACGTCGATGCGCTGAACGAGGCCGAGGGCGAGGACTGGGTGTGGCACGGAGCCCGCCTGCTGCGCCCCGCCGGACAGGACCCCGCCGGACAGGACTCCGACGAGCCCTACCGCCATGCCCTGATCGACCTCTCCCACGGCGGGGCGGACGCCGACGTCACCCGCGAGTTCGACCTCGAGACCCGCCGGTTCGTGCCGGCCGCCGAGGGCGGCTTCGAGCGCCCCGAGGCCAAGGGCTCCCTGAGCTGGATCGACGCCGACACCGTGTGGGTCGCGACCGATTTCGGTGAGGGCACCATGACCAGCTCCGGCTACGCCCGGCAGGCCCGGATCTGGCATCGCGGCACCACGCTCCAGGAGGCGGAGCTGGTCCACGAGGTGCCCGAGTCGGACATGGCCGTCTTCGCCGCCCACGACTCGACCCCCGGCTGGGAGCGGGACTGGGTGATCGAGGCGCACGCCTTCTACGACATGACGGTGCACGTGGTGGACCGTTCGCAGCAGCCGCCCCTGCTGCAGCAGGTCGACGTCCCCGCCGACCTCGAGGCCAACGCCCACCGGGACCTGGGCATCTTCTGTCCGCGGAGCGACTGGGAGGTCGGGGAGTCGACCTATCCGGCCGGCTCCCTGGTGGTCGGTGACTTCGCCCGCTTCCAGGACGGCGAGCCCGAGCTGCACATGCTGTTCGAGCCCACCGCGACCACCTCGCTGGCGGACATGACGATCACCCGCACCACGGTGGTGCTCTCGATCCTCGAGGACGTCGTCCACCGCCTCGAGGTCCACACCCGTGACGAGCACGGCACCTGGGTGCAGCGGGACCTGTACCCCGAGCTGCGCGGCGCGCTCGGGGTCGCCGCGGTCGACGCCGACGAGAGCGACGAGGTGTGGGTGACGGTCACCGACTTCATCGAGCCCACCCGGCTGCTGCTGGGTGATCTCTCCGCGGTCCCCGGCGACGGCGAGGCCGGAGAGCTCGCCCTGATCAAGTCCGCCCCGGCACGCTTCGACGCCGAAGGCCTCGATGTCAGCCAGCATTTCGCGACCAGCGACGACGGCACCCGCATCCCCTACTTCGAGATCTCGCGGCTCGACGCCGCGGGGGAGGACGGCGAGGCAGCGGACGCCGACGCTCCGCGGCCCACGCTGCTGTACGGCTACGGCGGCTTCGAGATCTCCCTGACCCCGTCCTACCTCGGCGGGATCGGCAAGGCCTGGCTGGAACGGGGCGGCACCTACGTGCTGGCCAACATCCGCGGCGGCGGCGAGTACGGCCCCCGCTGGCACCAGGCCGCGCTCAAGGAGCACCGCCACCGCGCCTTCGAGGACTTCTCCTCGGTGGCGAAGGACCTGCTGGAGCGCGGGGTGACCGATCGCGATCACCTCGCCGTGCGCGGCGGCTCCAACGGCGGTCTGCTCACCGGCAACATGCTCACCCAGTACCCGGAGCTGTTCGGGGCGGTGATCATCCAGGTGCCGCTGCTGGACATGAAGCGTTACAGCCACCTGCTCGCCGGGGCCTCCTGGATGGCGGAGTACGGGGACCCGGACACCGAGGACTGGGAGTACCTGCGCACCGTCAGCCCGTACCACCTGCTCGCGGAGGACCGCGCAGAGGAGTACCCGCCCACCTTCGTGCTGACCTCCACCCGCGACGACCGCGTCCACCCCGGGCACGCCCGGAAGTTCACCGCCGCGATGGAGTCCCTCTCGGCCGATGTGCGCTACTGGGAGAACATCGAGGGCGGTCACGGGGGAGCGGCCACCAACGAGCAGGCTGCCAGGATGAACGCCCTGCTGTACACCTTCCTGTGGGCCACGATCGGAGCGGACTCGTGA
- the thiD gene encoding bifunctional hydroxymethylpyrimidine kinase/phosphomethylpyrimidine kinase: MRPPLVLTIAASESDGAAGLQADLKTFTALGAYGASAVSMVTTVTAHQVHDTHPLPADVVREQIDAVAEDLRIDATKIGALGSAAVVEAVAGAVREHRARLGRIVLDPVMVSAHGTPLISAEGASALGQQLLPLVDVLTPNMAEAAQLLGRPLATSIEEIREQALALQALGPGAVLITGGRLEGEDVVDVLVHAGGTDLLRARRDPRRRIRGAGSTLSAAIAAQLARIAGFDRAGQLGEIGKAGADDDLVTIVASAREFVASATENAQDWTLSRRGGGYGPLNHLITLDT, translated from the coding sequence ATGCGCCCGCCCCTCGTCCTGACGATCGCCGCCTCGGAATCCGACGGGGCCGCGGGCCTCCAGGCGGACCTCAAGACGTTCACCGCCCTCGGTGCGTACGGGGCGAGCGCCGTCAGCATGGTCACCACGGTGACCGCTCACCAGGTCCACGACACCCACCCGCTGCCGGCGGACGTCGTGCGCGAGCAGATCGACGCGGTGGCCGAGGATCTCCGGATCGATGCGACCAAGATCGGGGCGCTCGGCAGCGCCGCAGTGGTGGAGGCCGTCGCCGGAGCGGTCCGGGAGCATCGGGCCCGACTGGGGCGGATCGTCCTGGATCCCGTGATGGTCAGCGCTCACGGCACACCGCTGATCTCCGCCGAAGGGGCGAGCGCGCTGGGACAGCAGCTGCTGCCGCTGGTGGACGTGCTCACCCCGAACATGGCGGAGGCGGCGCAGCTGCTGGGTCGGCCGCTGGCCACCTCGATCGAAGAGATCCGGGAGCAGGCGCTCGCGCTGCAGGCGCTGGGGCCGGGCGCCGTGCTGATCACCGGGGGCCGCCTGGAGGGTGAGGACGTGGTCGACGTGCTGGTCCACGCCGGCGGCACCGACCTGCTGCGCGCCCGACGGGATCCCCGCCGCCGGATCCGGGGAGCCGGCTCGACGCTGTCGGCCGCGATCGCGGCGCAGCTCGCCCGCATCGCCGGCTTCGACCGGGCCGGTCAGCTGGGGGAGATCGGGAAGGCCGGGGCGGACGACGACCTCGTCACCATCGTCGCCTCCGCCCGCGAGTTCGTCGCCAGCGCCACCGAGAACGCCCAGGACTGGACGCTCTCGCGCCGGGGCGGCGGCTACGGCCCGCTCAACCACCTGATCACCCTGGATACCTGA
- the cls gene encoding cardiolipin synthase — protein MTDAWTWVVDHGALWLPYVYFAVDIVLRLVSLIIVPRNRRPGSAIAWLLAIMVLPLIGFPLYLLLGKARLPRARREKQQVVNRLMRVRAQNIPDSELDEDVPSWMQSAVRLNRELGAFPLTGNNSADLEIDYETSIAAMAADVRSAREHVHVLFYIMGLDETTEDFFAALAERADAGVTVRVLYDHWGALSHGPQYRAMRRMLDAHGIEHFPMNPIQPIRDGAFQRPDLRNHRKMVIVDGEIGWMGSQNLIASHYDKPANIRRGLHWQETMARFRGPIVSELNLLFATDWYYESEQMLPEETVVRRSPDTSGTYECQLVPSGPGFVSENNLALFNQLFYSATRRIVAVSPYFVPDESMLAALVTAARRGVEVELFVSEIGDQFLVFHAQRSYYSVLLEAGVKIWLYRAPTILHAKHVTIDDSVAVIGSSNMDIRSFLLQMECSLMIGGTDAMEKMRSVEGTYRSRSRELTLEEWTQRPRTMQVLDNLCRLASAVV, from the coding sequence ATGACCGACGCCTGGACGTGGGTGGTGGACCATGGGGCCCTCTGGCTCCCGTACGTCTACTTCGCCGTGGATATCGTGCTGCGCCTGGTGAGCCTGATCATCGTGCCGCGGAACCGTCGCCCCGGCTCGGCGATCGCCTGGCTGCTCGCGATCATGGTGCTGCCGCTGATCGGCTTTCCGCTGTACCTGCTGCTGGGCAAGGCCCGGCTGCCGCGCGCGCGTCGCGAGAAGCAGCAGGTCGTCAACCGGCTGATGCGGGTGCGGGCGCAGAACATCCCCGACAGCGAGCTCGACGAGGACGTGCCCAGCTGGATGCAGTCCGCGGTGCGGCTGAACCGGGAGCTGGGCGCCTTCCCGCTGACGGGCAACAACTCCGCGGATCTCGAGATCGACTACGAGACCTCGATCGCCGCGATGGCGGCCGACGTGCGCTCCGCGCGCGAGCACGTGCACGTGCTCTTCTACATCATGGGCCTCGACGAGACCACCGAGGACTTCTTCGCGGCGCTCGCGGAGCGGGCGGACGCCGGAGTCACGGTGCGGGTCCTGTACGACCACTGGGGTGCTCTCAGCCATGGCCCGCAGTACCGGGCGATGCGCCGCATGCTCGACGCCCACGGCATCGAGCACTTCCCGATGAACCCGATCCAGCCCATCCGCGACGGCGCCTTCCAACGCCCGGATCTGCGCAACCACCGCAAGATGGTGATCGTGGACGGCGAGATCGGCTGGATGGGCAGCCAGAACCTCATCGCCTCCCACTACGACAAGCCCGCGAACATCCGCCGGGGCCTGCACTGGCAGGAGACCATGGCCCGCTTCCGCGGCCCGATCGTCTCCGAGCTGAACCTGCTGTTCGCCACCGACTGGTACTACGAGTCCGAGCAGATGCTCCCGGAGGAGACGGTGGTGCGGCGCTCCCCGGACACCTCGGGCACCTACGAGTGCCAGCTGGTGCCCAGCGGACCCGGCTTCGTCTCCGAGAACAACCTGGCCCTGTTCAACCAGCTGTTCTATTCCGCCACGCGGCGGATCGTCGCGGTCTCCCCCTATTTCGTGCCCGACGAATCGATGCTCGCGGCCCTGGTCACCGCCGCGCGGCGCGGGGTGGAGGTCGAACTGTTCGTCTCCGAGATCGGGGACCAGTTCCTGGTCTTCCACGCCCAGCGCTCCTACTACTCGGTGCTGCTGGAGGCCGGGGTGAAGATCTGGCTCTACCGCGCCCCCACGATCCTCCACGCCAAGCACGTGACCATCGACGACTCCGTCGCGGTGATCGGCTCCTCGAACATGGACATCCGCTCGTTCCTGCTGCAGATGGAGTGCTCGCTGATGATCGGCGGCACCGACGCGATGGAGAAGATGCGGTCGGTGGAGGGGACCTACCGGTCCCGCAGCCGCGAGCTCACCCTCGAGGAGTGGACGCAGCGACCTCGCACCATGCAGGTGCTCGACAACCTCTGCCGCCTGGCCTCCGCCGTGGTCTGA